In Papaver somniferum cultivar HN1 chromosome 1, ASM357369v1, whole genome shotgun sequence, a genomic segment contains:
- the LOC113289832 gene encoding protein IQ-DOMAIN 32-like has product MMKSKGSCFKIITCARDTEDNDDDLEPNESKRSTDKSRWSFRKRSARHRVLSNSANTESPSIGNRDSLESTSINYNMQSNLATPEKISVSHWASDYPLTGVANSNAPLIDTKKDFKSEPVISTEHARVIDPSIFKQDVKKVDHKLEEDSAVVIQSAIRGYLAKRKLLKQKNVIKLQASIRGHLVRNQAVGTLRCVQAISKMQVLVRARRARHLAFAIETKPDGHEVKENSDTFSTEKLLSNAFACQIMQSTPNKKQIHIKCDPLKQDSAWQWLDRWMSVSSPDLEPNKQQSTAVNQKQDENVIDTASEVGNEIPAEVISASKDMQSTATNAGTSLNNEDNLITYEADNFVFQASRPISTSTNDMQPPCVDDSGVNDARASSSKSDARQSELLSTAPSQTARRSVSDKPMADSEQPKRSMKRVASEEPETENKKTVFGSRKATNPAFVAVQSKFEGLSSRTTSRKSISSTTQDVGAESKLNSISSSVDSWKKTQEPNLTESSIPHETKVHVAPSDCGSLLSITSTLDSPERSEAGGVDVKKETVFVEKVTSELNMATDTASSSRNLDVEPRTDICASQPISSSPASFQPGSSDDAKKESLDFDLAVEQQEEERQPDRCASDAQSQIEVVAYQQAYRSSPEGSPRSHVTIPESYGTPSSQVSVNAKRNKWDRSAPTQTRKHHPVVKRSPSNQNYESGGKSSAEQLSKDSKNAKRRSSFGSAKSSNLDQEPRDSSSSSTLPSYMQVTESRRAKVLVSPRSSPDVQDKEIYIKKRHSLPSTNGKQGSPRMQRSMSQALQGVKGTNANSPHEKKWVR; this is encoded by the exons ATGATGAAATCCAAGGGTTCTTGCTTCAAAATCATTACCTGTGCAAGAGATACAGAAGATAACGATGATGATCTCGAACCTAACGAG agtaAACGTTCTACAGACAAGAGTAGGTGGAGTTTCCGCAAGAGATCGGCTAGGCATAGAGTGCTCAGCAACTCTGCAAATACAGAATCACCATCCATTGGAAATAGGGACAGTCTAGAATCAACCAGCATTAACTATAATATGCAGTCTAACCTTGCTACACCTGAGAaaatatctgtctcacactggGCGAGTGATTATCCTTTAACGGGCGTAGCAAATTCAAATGCTCCCTTAATTGATACAAAGAAGGATTTCAAGAGTGAACCTGTAATCTCCACTGAGCATGCTCGTGTGATTGATCCCTCTATTTTTAAGCAAGATGTCAAAAAGGTTGATCATAAACTGGAGGAAGATAGTGCTGTTGTCATTCAGTCTGCTATCAGGGGATACCTG GCCAAGAGAAAACTATTGAAGCAAAAGAATGTCATAAAGTTGCAAGCTTCTATACGTGGGCATTTGGTCAGGAACCAGGCCGTAGGAACCCTGCGCTGTGTCCAAGCCATCTCCAAAATGCAGGTCCTTGTCCGAGCTCGCCGTGCTCGTCACCTAGCATTTGCTATTGAAACAAAGCCTGATGGGCATGAG GTGAAAGAAAATAGTGATACGTTTTCCACTGAGAAATTGCTAAGCAATGCATTTGCTTGTCAA ATCATGCAATCAACaccaaacaaaaaacaaattcaCATCAAATGTGATCCCTTAAAGCAGGATTCTGCATGGCAATGGTTGGACAGGTGGATGTCTGTTTCATCACCTGACCTGGAGCCAAACAAACAACAATCTACAGCTGTGAATCAGAAACAGGATGAAAATGTTATAGATACCGCTTCTGAAGTAGGAAATGAGATCCCAGCTGAAGTTATCTCTGCCTCGAAAGATATGCAGTCTACAGCTACAAATGCAGGAACATCGCTTAATAATGAAGATAATTTGATCACATATGAGGCGGACAATTTTGTTTTTCAAGCCTCTCGTCCAATTTCTACAAGTACAAATGACATGCAGCCACCTTGTGTTGATGATTCGGGTGTTAATGATGCACGTGCATCCTCTTCCAAGTCAGACGCAAGGCAATCAGAGTTGCTTTCAACGGCCCCTTCTCAAACGGCACGCAGATCCGTCTCTGATAAGCCTATGGCAGATAGTGAGCAACCAAAACGTTCTATGAAAAGGGTTGCTTCTGAAGAACCAGAGACCGAGAACAAGAAGACTGTATTTGGGTCACGAAAGGCAACTAATCCTGCCTTTGTTGCTGTTCAGTCAAAATTCGAAGGACTAAGTTCAAGGACCACTTCTCGAAAATCGATTAGTTCAACTACACAAGATGTTGGAGCAGAATCGAAACTGAACAGCATTTCTTCTTCTGTGGATTCTTGGAAAAAGACTCAGGAACCTAACTTGACTGAGAGTTCAATCCCACATGAAACTAAAGTCCATGTTGCGCCTTCTGACTGTGGCAGTTTACTTTCTATTACTTCAACTCTTGATTCCCCAGAAAGATCTGAAGCTGGTGGTGTAGATGTCAAGAAGGAAACTGTATTTGTGGAAAAAGTGACCTCTGAACTTAATATGGCAACTGACACTGCATCTAGTAGTAGAAACCTTGATGTTGAACCCAGGACTGATATCTGTGCATCTCAGCCCATTTCATCCAGCCCTGCTTCTTTCCAACCAGGGAGTAGCGATGATGCTAAGAAAGAATCTCTGGACTTCGATTTAGCTGTCGAGCAACAGGAAGAAGAGAGGCAGCCAGACAGATGTGCATCAGATGCGCAGAGTCAAATAGAGGTTGTGGCATATCAACAAGCATACAGATCGTCACCAGAAGGATCTCCAAGAAGTCATGTTACCATCCCCGAGTCATATGGAACACCGTCAAGTCAGGTATCTGTGAATGCTAAAAGGAATAAATGGGATAGAAGTGCGCCCACCCAGACCAGAAAGCATCACCCAGTAGTCAAGAGGTCCCCATCTAATCAAAATTATGAATCAGGCGGAAAAAGTAGTGCAGAGCAATTGTCAAAAGACTCGAAGAATGCGAAGAGGCGCAGTTCATTTGGTTCAGCCAAGTCCAGCAACCTTGACCAGGAGCCAAGGGATAGTAGTAGTAGCAGTACATTACCTAGTTACATGCAAGTCACGGAGTCTAGAAGGGCTAAAGTGCTCGTGTCGCCAAGGTCAAGTCCTGACGTGCAGGACAAGGAAATTTACATCAAGAAGCGGCATTCTTTGCCTAGTACTAATGGAAAGCAGGGGTCCCCCCGCATGCAACGATCAATGTCCCAAGCGCTACAAGGGGTAAAAGGAACCAATGCAAATTCTCCTCATG AAAAGAAGTGGGTGAGATGA